A genomic region of Methylobacterium durans contains the following coding sequences:
- a CDS encoding ABC-F family ATP-binding cassette domain-containing protein, with product MIRLEKIGKQNGRQIVFIEASAALQKGEKVGLVGPNGAGKTTLFRMMTGEEAPDEGQVSSDRGITIGYFSQDVGEMSGRSVVAEVMDGAGPVSTVAAELRDLEHALADPERADEMEALITRYGEVQGRFEELGGYALEGRAYEVLAGLGFSQEMMDGDVGKLSGGWKMRVALARILLMRPDVMLLDEPSNHLDLESLIWLEDFLQNYDGALLMTSHDREFMNRIVTKIVEIDGGQLTTYSGDYAFYEQQRALNESQQQAQFERQQAMLAKEIKFIERFKARASHAAQVQSRVKKLDKIERVEPPRRRQSVAFDFQPAPRSGDDVAMLRNVHKSYGSRSIYAGLDFAIRRKERWCVMGVNGAGKSTLLKLVTGTAAPDDGTVAIGASVKLGYFAQHAMEMLEGDLTIFEDLERSFPQAGQGSLRALAGCFGFSGDDVEKRCRVLSGGEKARLAMAKMFYDPPNFLVLDEPTNHLDMGTKEMLIGALAQYEGTMLFVSHDRHFLAALSNRLLELTPDGIHQYGGGYTEYVARTGQEAPGLRS from the coding sequence ATGATACGCCTCGAGAAGATCGGCAAGCAGAACGGCCGGCAGATCGTCTTCATCGAGGCGTCCGCCGCCCTCCAGAAGGGCGAGAAGGTCGGTCTCGTGGGCCCGAACGGCGCGGGCAAGACCACCCTCTTCCGGATGATGACCGGCGAGGAGGCGCCGGACGAGGGCCAGGTCTCTTCCGACCGGGGCATCACCATCGGCTATTTCAGCCAGGATGTCGGCGAGATGTCCGGCCGCTCCGTCGTCGCGGAGGTCATGGACGGCGCTGGTCCGGTGAGCACGGTCGCGGCCGAGTTGCGGGACTTGGAGCACGCCCTCGCCGACCCGGAGCGGGCCGACGAGATGGAGGCCCTCATCACCCGCTACGGCGAGGTTCAGGGCCGCTTCGAGGAACTCGGCGGCTACGCCCTCGAAGGCCGGGCCTACGAGGTGCTGGCCGGCCTCGGCTTCAGCCAGGAGATGATGGACGGCGACGTCGGCAAGCTGTCCGGCGGCTGGAAGATGCGGGTGGCGCTCGCCCGCATCCTCCTGATGCGCCCGGACGTGATGCTGCTCGACGAGCCGAGCAACCATCTCGATCTCGAGAGCCTGATCTGGCTCGAGGATTTCCTGCAGAACTACGACGGTGCCCTGCTGATGACCTCGCACGACCGCGAGTTCATGAACCGCATCGTCACCAAGATCGTGGAGATCGACGGCGGCCAGCTCACCACCTACTCGGGCGACTACGCCTTCTACGAGCAGCAGCGGGCCTTGAACGAGTCGCAGCAGCAGGCGCAGTTCGAGCGCCAGCAGGCGATGCTCGCCAAGGAGATCAAGTTCATCGAGCGCTTCAAGGCGCGGGCCAGCCACGCCGCCCAGGTGCAGAGCCGGGTGAAGAAGCTCGACAAGATCGAGCGGGTGGAGCCGCCCCGGCGCCGCCAGTCGGTGGCCTTCGACTTCCAGCCGGCGCCCCGCTCCGGCGACGACGTCGCGATGCTGAGGAACGTGCACAAGAGCTACGGCAGCCGCAGCATCTACGCGGGCCTCGACTTCGCGATCCGCCGCAAGGAGCGCTGGTGCGTGATGGGCGTCAACGGCGCCGGCAAGTCGACCCTCCTGAAGCTCGTGACCGGCACGGCCGCGCCCGACGACGGCACGGTGGCGATCGGCGCGAGCGTCAAGCTCGGCTACTTCGCCCAGCACGCGATGGAGATGCTCGAGGGCGACCTCACCATCTTCGAGGATCTGGAGCGCTCGTTCCCGCAGGCCGGCCAGGGCTCGCTGCGGGCGCTGGCCGGCTGCTTCGGCTTCTCGGGGGACGACGTCGAGAAGCGCTGCCGGGTGCTGTCGGGCGGCGAGAAGGCGCGGCTCGCGATGGCCAAGATGTTCTACGACCCGCCGAACTTCCTGGTGCTCGACGAGCCCACCAACCATCTCGACATGGGCACCAAGGAGATGCTGATCGGCGCGCTCGCGCAGTACGAGGGGACGATGCTGTTCGTCAGCCACGACCGGCACTTCCTGGCCGCCCTCTCGAACCGCCTCCTCGAACTGACGCCCGACGGCATCCACCAGTACGGCGGCGGCTACACGGAATACGTGGCGCGCACCGGCCAGGAGGCGCCGGGCCTGAGGAGCTGA
- a CDS encoding tetratricopeptide repeat protein, producing the protein MPGTGHIVHMPSHIWYRLGLWRESLAANRQAVAADESFIAGGGASLLYAQAYYAHNVHFVLVSALMGGDGATAVQAAEKLAGIVTERAQAEIPWTQPIAAAPYVAHARFSAPETILALPDPGAAFPLVRAHWHYARGEALVRLGRVDAALAEAAAIDALAQLPAIGAMPEAGVPAPDILAVAARVVRARAARAKGDDPGAIELLTAAAAIQDRLPYMEPPFWYYPVRQSLGAVLLAQGRPEEAAAAFREALARVPNNGWAASGLLRAAQASGDAAAEAQARTSLERSWFGGEQPGPEAL; encoded by the coding sequence ATGCCCGGCACCGGCCACATCGTGCACATGCCGAGCCACATCTGGTACCGGCTCGGGCTGTGGCGGGAGAGCCTGGCGGCGAACCGGCAGGCGGTCGCGGCCGACGAGAGCTTCATCGCGGGCGGCGGGGCGAGCCTCCTCTACGCCCAGGCCTATTACGCCCACAACGTCCACTTCGTGCTGGTCTCGGCCCTGATGGGCGGGGACGGCGCGACCGCCGTGCAGGCGGCCGAGAAGCTCGCCGGAATCGTGACCGAGCGGGCGCAGGCCGAAATCCCCTGGACGCAGCCGATCGCGGCCGCGCCCTACGTCGCCCATGCCCGATTCTCGGCGCCCGAGACCATCCTCGCCCTGCCGGATCCCGGCGCCGCCTTCCCCCTGGTGCGGGCCCACTGGCACTACGCCCGCGGCGAGGCGCTGGTCCGGCTCGGCCGCGTCGACGCGGCGCTGGCGGAGGCCGCGGCGATCGACGCGCTGGCGCAGCTTCCCGCCATCGGGGCGATGCCCGAGGCTGGCGTGCCGGCGCCCGACATCCTCGCCGTCGCCGCGCGGGTGGTGCGGGCGCGCGCGGCGCGGGCGAAGGGGGACGACCCGGGGGCGATCGAACTGCTCACCGCCGCCGCGGCGATCCAGGACCGATTGCCCTACATGGAGCCGCCCTTCTGGTACTACCCGGTGCGCCAGTCCCTCGGCGCGGTCCTGCTCGCCCAGGGGCGGCCCGAGGAGGCGGCCGCCGCCTTCCGGGAGGCGCTGGCCCGCGTCCCCAACAACGGCTGGGCCGCCTCCGGGCTGCTGCGTGCGGCGCAGGCAAGCGGCGACGCCGCGGCCGAGGCGCAGGCGCGAACATCCCTGGAGCGGAGCTGGTTCGGCGGCGAGCAGCCCGGGCCGGAGGCGCTATAG
- a CDS encoding energy transducer TonB family protein — translation MMRALLIAAACSCVSITTAPVHAQTVPGHRFSESLEQYKFAVSRIIHNRMQTSFYRSSLGGISIVTFDLDRHGTVKKASLRTSSGSSNIDSMALKAVPVGFQFPPIPEHLGITDIRVTVPLRYGSNP, via the coding sequence ATGATGCGCGCCCTGTTGATTGCTGCGGCTTGCAGTTGTGTCTCCATCACGACCGCGCCAGTCCACGCTCAAACCGTTCCCGGACACCGATTTTCTGAATCGCTCGAACAGTACAAGTTCGCCGTGTCCCGGATCATCCACAATCGCATGCAAACGAGCTTCTATCGAAGCTCGCTCGGTGGAATCTCCATCGTCACGTTCGATCTGGATCGACATGGAACGGTCAAGAAGGCGTCGCTGCGGACGAGCTCGGGGTCTTCCAACATCGACAGCATGGCTCTGAAGGCCGTCCCCGTCGGCTTTCAGTTTCCTCCGATTCCCGAACATCTGGGCATCACGGACATCAGGGTCACGGTCCCTCTGCGCTACGGCTCGAACCCTTAA
- a CDS encoding efflux RND transporter permease subunit, with amino-acid sequence MRLNVSAWAIRNPIAPLVLFLVLVVLGLVSFRGLAVTRMPNVDVPIVSVAITQSGAAPSELQTQVTKWVEDSIAGVRGVKHITSAITEGSSVTTVEFRLEVNTDRAVNDVKDAVSKIRINLPRTIDEPVISRVEIAGLPILVYGVKAPAMTPAELSWFVEDTVARSLQGVKGVGGVERVGGVAREVRVTLQPDRLLALGITAADVNRQLRLTSADMAGGRGEVGGREQSIRTLAASRSVRDLKATSIVLPGGRKVRLDDLATIEDGIEEPRTFARFNGEPVVAFAVSRGSGASDAEVAAGVEKRIAEFRASHPDIAFETIDSSVSATIGSYDSAMHTLIEGAALAVVVVLLFLRDWRATLIAAVALPLSVFPTFWAMDALGFTLNGISLLAITLVTGILVDDAIVEIENIVRHMRLGKSPYRAAIEGADEIGLAVIAITATLIAVFAPVSFMGGIAGRYFIQFGLTIAVSVFMSLLVARLITPMLAAYFLRDHGHAEEREGWVMRAYGRLVGWSVRHRVITLLVGLALFAGSLASTALLPSGFVPKQDNARTLVMVELAPGAKLADTVAVSDRVAARIRALPEVTSVFVDGGRQAGGKMETRLATLTVNLVPKSARRKKQAAIETEIAGLVAEEPDIRSWTLRDSGQRDLALVVSGPDAAEVTEVAARLQRDMAEIPHLVAVMSTAPLDRTEVRIRPKEGAAADLGVTTDAIAETVRVGTIGDIGLNLPKFNAKDRQVPIRVQLPESARGAVSRLETLKVPAKNGAAVPLAAVAEIELDKGPGAIDRYDRAVRVAVEANMEGSDALGSLIAQALATPTAKSLPPGVTIRQTGDAEIMAEVFSGFLMAMGAGIMMVYAVLVLLFGSFLQPLTILFSLPLSIGGAILGLLLLNMPISMPVVIGILMLMGLVTKNAIMLVDFAVEEMARGVDPVTAIVDAGRKRARPIVMTTIAMAAGMVPSAMALGVGGEFRAPMAVAVIAGLIVSTLLSLVFVPAVFLLMDGLSRRLGRIFGRFVGERDEPGEAPLPQAAAEGAR; translated from the coding sequence ATGCGCCTCAACGTCTCCGCCTGGGCGATCCGCAACCCGATCGCGCCGCTCGTCCTGTTCCTCGTGCTGGTGGTGCTCGGCCTCGTCAGCTTCCGCGGCCTCGCCGTCACGCGGATGCCGAATGTCGACGTGCCGATCGTCTCGGTGGCGATCACGCAATCCGGCGCCGCGCCCTCGGAGCTTCAGACCCAGGTCACCAAGTGGGTCGAGGATTCGATCGCGGGCGTGCGCGGCGTCAAGCACATCACCTCGGCGATCACCGAAGGGTCGTCCGTGACGACGGTCGAGTTCCGGCTGGAGGTGAACACCGACCGGGCGGTGAACGACGTCAAGGACGCGGTCTCGAAGATCCGCATCAACCTGCCCCGCACCATCGACGAGCCGGTGATCAGCCGGGTCGAGATCGCGGGCCTGCCGATCCTCGTCTACGGGGTGAAGGCGCCCGCCATGACGCCGGCCGAACTGTCGTGGTTCGTCGAGGATACCGTCGCGCGCAGTCTGCAGGGGGTGAAGGGCGTCGGCGGCGTCGAGCGCGTCGGAGGCGTCGCCCGCGAGGTGCGGGTCACGCTCCAGCCCGACCGGCTGCTGGCGCTCGGCATCACGGCGGCCGACGTGAACCGGCAATTGCGCCTCACCTCCGCCGACATGGCGGGCGGGCGCGGCGAGGTCGGCGGGCGCGAGCAGTCGATCCGGACCCTGGCCGCCTCGCGCAGCGTGCGCGACCTCAAGGCCACCTCGATCGTGCTGCCCGGCGGCCGCAAGGTACGGCTCGACGACCTCGCGACGATCGAGGACGGGATCGAGGAGCCGCGCACCTTCGCCCGCTTCAACGGCGAGCCCGTCGTCGCCTTCGCGGTCTCGCGGGGCTCGGGCGCGAGCGACGCCGAGGTCGCGGCCGGCGTCGAGAAGCGCATCGCCGAGTTCCGGGCGAGCCACCCGGACATCGCCTTCGAGACGATCGATTCCTCGGTCTCGGCCACGATCGGCAGCTACGATTCGGCCATGCACACCCTCATCGAGGGCGCGGCGCTCGCGGTCGTGGTGGTGCTGCTGTTCCTGCGCGACTGGCGGGCGACGCTGATCGCGGCGGTGGCGCTGCCGCTCTCGGTCTTCCCGACCTTCTGGGCGATGGACGCGCTGGGCTTCACGCTCAACGGCATCAGCCTGCTCGCGATCACGCTCGTGACCGGCATCCTCGTCGACGACGCCATCGTCGAGATCGAGAACATCGTCCGCCACATGCGGCTCGGCAAATCGCCCTACCGGGCCGCGATCGAGGGCGCGGACGAGATCGGGCTTGCCGTCATCGCCATCACGGCGACCCTGATCGCGGTGTTCGCGCCTGTCTCCTTCATGGGCGGGATCGCGGGGCGCTACTTCATCCAGTTCGGGCTCACCATCGCGGTCTCGGTGTTCATGTCGCTCCTCGTCGCGCGCCTGATCACCCCGATGCTCGCCGCCTACTTCCTGCGCGACCACGGCCATGCCGAGGAGCGCGAGGGATGGGTGATGCGCGCCTACGGGCGCCTCGTCGGCTGGTCGGTGCGCCACCGGGTGATCACGCTCCTCGTCGGCCTCGCGCTGTTTGCCGGCTCGCTCGCCTCGACGGCGCTGCTGCCCTCCGGCTTCGTGCCGAAGCAGGACAATGCCCGCACGCTGGTCATGGTCGAGCTGGCGCCGGGCGCGAAGCTCGCCGACACCGTGGCCGTGTCCGACCGCGTCGCCGCCCGCATCCGGGCGCTGCCCGAGGTGACCTCAGTCTTCGTCGACGGCGGGCGCCAAGCCGGCGGCAAGATGGAGACGCGGCTCGCGACGCTGACCGTGAACCTCGTGCCGAAGAGCGCGCGGCGGAAGAAGCAGGCGGCGATCGAGACCGAGATCGCGGGCCTCGTCGCCGAGGAGCCCGACATCCGTTCCTGGACCCTGCGCGACAGCGGCCAGCGCGACCTCGCCCTCGTGGTGAGCGGGCCCGACGCCGCGGAGGTCACCGAGGTCGCCGCGCGGCTCCAGCGCGACATGGCGGAGATCCCGCATCTCGTCGCCGTGATGTCGACCGCGCCGCTCGACCGGACCGAGGTGCGCATCCGCCCGAAGGAGGGCGCGGCGGCCGATCTCGGCGTGACGACGGACGCCATCGCCGAGACGGTCCGGGTCGGCACGATCGGCGACATCGGCCTGAACCTGCCGAAGTTCAACGCCAAGGATCGGCAGGTGCCGATCCGGGTGCAGCTTCCCGAGAGCGCCCGCGGCGCCGTCTCGCGGCTCGAGACCCTTAAGGTCCCGGCCAAGAACGGCGCGGCGGTGCCGCTCGCGGCGGTGGCCGAGATCGAGCTCGACAAGGGACCGGGCGCCATCGACCGCTACGACCGCGCCGTGCGCGTCGCCGTCGAGGCCAACATGGAGGGCTCGGACGCGCTCGGCTCGCTGATCGCCCAGGCGCTCGCAACGCCGACCGCGAAGAGCCTGCCGCCCGGCGTCACCATCCGCCAGACGGGCGATGCCGAGATCATGGCCGAGGTCTTCTCCGGCTTCCTGATGGCGATGGGCGCCGGGATCATGATGGTCTACGCGGTGCTGGTGCTCCTGTTCGGCTCGTTCCTGCAGCCGCTCACCATCCTGTTCTCGCTGCCGCTCTCGATCGGCGGCGCGATCCTCGGCCTCCTCCTCCTCAACATGCCGATCTCGATGCCCGTCGTCATCGGCATCCTGATGCTGATGGGCCTCGTGACGAAGAACGCGATCATGCTGGTCGATTTCGCCGTCGAGGAGATGGCCCGCGGCGTCGATCCGGTCACCGCCATCGTCGATGCGGGCCGAAAGCGGGCGCGGCCGATCGTGATGACGACGATCGCCATGGCCGCCGGCATGGTGCCCTCCGCGATGGCCCTCGGCGTCGGCGGCGAGTTCCGCGCGCCGATGGCGGTGGCGGTGATCGCGGGGCTGATCGTCTCGACCCTGCTCTCGCTCGTCTTCGTGCCGGCCGTGTTCCTGCTGATGGACGGCCTGTCGCGCCGGCTCGGGCGCATCTTCGGCCGCTTCGTCGGCGAGCGGGACGAGCCGGGCGAGGCGCCCCTGCCCCAGGCGGCTGCGGAGGGCGCCCGTTAG
- a CDS encoding efflux RND transporter periplasmic adaptor subunit, translated as MTSILSRVGPALLALGFSAAPALAETGPAPAGIRPAPAISVVEAARREIVETVVVTGTLVPRDEILVSPEIEGYRVTEVLAEEGLRVERGQVLARLSRDLIDRQLAQQNALVDKARAAIPQAQSTIEQAEAAELEARLAHDRARQLLQTGNATAAVMEGRTAALRQAEGKLAFARNGLVIARADLAQAEALRAELELRLARTEIRAPEAGIVSRRTARVGLAASASAEPLFRMIARGEIELEGEVIETKLPLLREGKAAWIEIGDGERVAGSIRAVYPEVDKSTRLGKVRVRLDADPRLRIGTFVRGGVELARTRGVTVPQAAVLYGGAKRSSVLVVSGDRVEAREVRTGLSDADDVEVRAGLDAGERVVARAGSFLREGDRVRPVLTATPAPAVAATPAPRDTAEAGLP; from the coding sequence ATGACCTCCATCCTCTCCCGCGTCGGTCCCGCGCTCCTCGCCCTCGGGTTCTCGGCGGCGCCCGCCCTGGCGGAGACCGGCCCGGCCCCGGCCGGAATCCGGCCCGCGCCCGCCATCAGCGTGGTCGAGGCGGCCCGCCGCGAGATCGTCGAGACCGTCGTCGTCACCGGCACGCTGGTGCCGCGCGACGAGATCCTGGTCAGCCCCGAGATCGAGGGCTACCGCGTCACCGAGGTGCTCGCGGAAGAAGGCCTGCGCGTCGAGCGCGGGCAGGTCCTGGCGCGCCTCTCCCGCGACCTGATCGACCGGCAGCTCGCCCAGCAGAACGCCCTCGTCGACAAGGCCAGGGCCGCGATCCCCCAGGCGCAGAGCACGATCGAGCAGGCTGAGGCCGCCGAGCTCGAGGCCCGTCTCGCCCACGACCGCGCGAGGCAGCTCCTCCAGACCGGCAACGCCACCGCGGCGGTGATGGAGGGTCGCACGGCCGCGCTCCGCCAGGCCGAGGGCAAGCTCGCCTTCGCCCGCAACGGGCTCGTCATCGCGAGAGCCGATCTGGCGCAGGCCGAGGCCTTGCGCGCCGAACTCGAATTGCGGCTCGCCCGCACCGAGATCCGGGCGCCGGAGGCCGGCATCGTCAGCCGCCGCACCGCCCGCGTCGGCCTCGCCGCCTCGGCCTCGGCCGAGCCCCTGTTCCGGATGATCGCCCGCGGGGAGATCGAGCTCGAGGGCGAGGTCATCGAGACCAAGCTCCCGCTCCTGCGCGAGGGCAAGGCCGCCTGGATCGAGATCGGCGACGGCGAGCGCGTCGCGGGCAGCATCCGCGCGGTCTATCCGGAGGTCGACAAGTCCACCCGCCTCGGCAAGGTCCGCGTCCGCCTCGACGCCGACCCGCGCCTGCGCATCGGCACCTTCGTGCGCGGCGGCGTCGAGCTCGCCCGCACCCGCGGCGTGACCGTGCCGCAAGCCGCCGTGCTCTACGGCGGGGCCAAGCGCAGCAGCGTGCTCGTGGTCTCGGGCGACAGGGTCGAGGCCCGCGAGGTCCGGACCGGGCTCTCCGACGCCGACGATGTCGAGGTCCGCGCCGGCCTCGACGCGGGCGAGCGCGTGGTGGCCCGCGCCGGCAGCTTCCTGCGCGAGGGCGACCGCGTGCGCCCCGTCCTCACCGCGACGCCGGCGCCCGCCGTCGCCGCGACGCCCGCGCCGCGCGACACCGCGGAGGCCGGCCTGCCGTAA
- a CDS encoding TetR/AcrR family transcriptional regulator: MSAAAGTLLDARSSQAARREHILDAAEACFVRNGFHRTTMQDLAREAAMSPGNFYRYFQSKEALVLGLAERERQRGMALVEAMERAGDRHGALIGIIERYFLAITRETAILRVDIWSEATRNPDIAAMVTRGEAEARAWFVETLAALATGPGRDAAALYEAMNPLMKGIIVNRAVADDYDPAPAVAHLLALIETGLAGRPIDR, encoded by the coding sequence GTGAGCGCCGCCGCCGGCACCCTTCTCGACGCCCGCAGCAGCCAGGCGGCGCGCCGCGAGCACATCCTCGACGCCGCCGAGGCCTGCTTCGTGCGCAACGGCTTCCATCGCACGACCATGCAGGACCTCGCCCGCGAGGCCGCCATGAGCCCGGGCAATTTCTACCGCTATTTCCAGTCGAAGGAGGCCCTCGTCCTCGGCCTCGCGGAGCGCGAGCGCCAGCGCGGCATGGCCCTCGTCGAGGCGATGGAGCGCGCGGGCGACCGGCACGGCGCGCTCATCGGCATCATCGAGCGCTACTTCCTGGCGATCACCCGCGAGACCGCGATCCTGCGCGTCGACATCTGGTCGGAGGCCACCCGCAACCCGGACATCGCCGCCATGGTGACACGGGGCGAGGCGGAGGCCCGCGCCTGGTTCGTGGAGACGCTGGCGGCCCTCGCGACCGGGCCCGGTCGCGACGCCGCCGCGCTCTACGAGGCGATGAACCCCCTGATGAAGGGCATCATCGTGAACCGCGCGGTGGCCGACGATTACGACCCGGCTCCGGCCGTCGCCCACCTCCTCGCGCTGATCGAGACCGGCCTCGCAGGCCGCCCGATCGACCGCTGA
- a CDS encoding lytic murein transglycosylase codes for MITSRYRRSAAAAALAALVGLAGRAEAAQCGNSAAGYEAWKREFADEARGRASAASLAALMQTSYSSPTISADRGQKSFKLSLDQFLAKRGGPAIVSRGRALKQQNAALFASIEQRYGVPPGPLLAIWGMETGFGAVRGNINTLSAVATLAYDCRRSAYFTDQLYAALTLVDRGLLTANTRGAAHGEVGHTQFLPKNVLNYGTGGSLDSAPNALNATANFLKAHGWRAGAGYQPGEPNFAAIQGWNAASVYQKAIALLGQRIDGGQ; via the coding sequence ATGATCACGAGTCGGTACAGGAGATCCGCGGCGGCGGCCGCCCTCGCGGCCCTCGTCGGCCTCGCCGGCCGCGCGGAGGCCGCGCAATGCGGGAATTCCGCCGCCGGGTACGAGGCGTGGAAGCGGGAATTCGCCGACGAGGCGCGCGGGCGCGCCAGCGCCGCGAGCCTCGCCGCCCTGATGCAGACCTCCTACTCGTCCCCAACCATCTCGGCCGACCGCGGCCAGAAGAGCTTCAAGCTCTCCCTCGACCAGTTCCTGGCCAAGCGCGGCGGCCCGGCCATCGTCTCGCGCGGGCGCGCGCTCAAGCAGCAGAACGCCGCCCTGTTCGCCTCGATCGAGCAGCGCTACGGCGTGCCTCCGGGCCCGCTTCTGGCCATCTGGGGCATGGAGACGGGCTTCGGGGCCGTGCGCGGCAACATCAACACGCTCTCGGCCGTGGCGACGCTGGCCTACGATTGCCGCCGCTCCGCCTATTTCACGGACCAGCTCTACGCTGCCCTGACCCTCGTCGACCGCGGGCTCCTGACGGCGAACACGCGCGGCGCCGCGCACGGCGAGGTCGGCCACACGCAGTTCCTGCCGAAGAACGTGCTGAATTACGGCACGGGCGGCAGCCTCGACAGCGCCCCGAACGCGCTCAACGCCACCGCGAACTTCCTCAAGGCCCATGGCTGGCGGGCGGGCGCCGGCTACCAGCCGGGCGAGCCGAACTTCGCGGCGATCCAGGGCTGGAACGCGGCCTCCGTCTACCAGAAGGCCATCGCGCTGCTCGGCCAGCGCATCGACGGCGGCCAGTAG
- a CDS encoding DUF2778 domain-containing protein — protein MVHVAYPSGRSAASLRRRRLSRALSLAFVGIGVAASLASVLPEGERPTESAAAEPRPAAPAPAEAPIRATLALAAPGAAAWMLDPKPLSAEAAAFAPARRAEAGLIPPPPREPRRVEPAPLLAAVEAPRPAPTVPLPVPRPPEFRRLEAAMTPRQAGRTPMPSTRSVFSAATAERPFFERMLGGADEPPAAPALAYAAPQRDGIDDSPRARLSPAPSPGAGTAIYDISAARVYLPGGEVLEAHSGLGASLDNPRHVHLRMRGSTPPGTYDLTERERLFHGVRAIRLNPVGGSAAIHGRDGILAHTYMLGPSGASNGCVVFRQYDRFLQAFLRGEVRRLVVVAGSRQDGPPAGGSRIGLWDRLTGRAGG, from the coding sequence ATGGTCCACGTTGCGTACCCGTCCGGCCGTTCCGCCGCGTCCCTCCGCCGGCGCCGCCTCAGCCGCGCCTTAAGCCTCGCCTTCGTCGGCATCGGCGTCGCGGCCTCCCTCGCCTCCGTTCTTCCGGAGGGGGAAAGGCCAACCGAATCGGCGGCCGCCGAGCCGCGCCCGGCCGCTCCCGCCCCGGCCGAGGCCCCCATCCGCGCGACGCTCGCCCTCGCGGCGCCCGGCGCCGCCGCCTGGATGCTCGACCCGAAACCCCTGTCCGCAGAGGCCGCCGCCTTCGCCCCCGCGCGGCGGGCCGAGGCCGGCCTGATCCCGCCGCCGCCCCGGGAGCCCCGGCGCGTCGAGCCGGCCCCGCTGCTCGCGGCCGTCGAGGCGCCCCGCCCTGCCCCGACCGTGCCCCTGCCGGTGCCGCGCCCTCCGGAATTCCGGCGCCTCGAAGCCGCGATGACGCCGCGCCAAGCGGGCCGCACGCCGATGCCCTCGACCCGCAGCGTCTTCAGCGCCGCGACTGCGGAGCGCCCCTTCTTCGAGCGCATGCTCGGCGGAGCGGACGAGCCGCCCGCCGCCCCGGCCCTGGCCTACGCGGCGCCGCAGCGCGACGGCATCGACGACTCGCCCCGCGCCCGCCTCAGCCCGGCCCCGTCGCCCGGGGCCGGCACCGCCATCTACGACATCAGCGCCGCGCGGGTTTACCTGCCGGGCGGCGAGGTGCTGGAGGCGCATTCCGGCCTCGGGGCGAGCCTCGACAACCCGCGCCACGTCCATCTGCGCATGCGCGGCTCGACGCCGCCCGGCACCTACGACCTGACCGAGCGCGAGCGGCTGTTCCACGGCGTGCGGGCGATCCGCCTCAACCCGGTCGGCGGCAGCGCCGCCATCCACGGGCGCGACGGCATCCTCGCCCACACCTACATGCTCGGCCCGAGCGGCGCCTCGAACGGCTGCGTGGTCTTCCGGCAATACGACCGCTTCCTGCAGGCGTTCCTGCGCGGCGAGGTCCGCCGCCTCGTCGTGGTGGCGGGCTCCAGGCAGGACGGTCCCCCGGCCGGCGGCAGCCGCATCGGCCTGTGGGACCGCCTGACCGGACGGGCGGGCGGCTGA
- a CDS encoding substrate-binding domain-containing protein, with protein sequence MTEPARADIAVELGLGGVLRLGTRCVPVADTLALLAAIEATGSVQGVATALDLSYRAAWDRLRSLESALGQQLVRKTRGHGTALTPVGLALARALSEAAAGLSAPLAREARAIEARLASLIGGAPRPLAIAASHDLVLMDTLAALGDCDIAVVGSSQAVQRLLDGRADVAGFHCGSLGLAGAGAPFVELVDNPGLRVRPLFHREQGLLLASGNPLGVRSLRDLATGRVRYVNRQKGSGTRVWFDRMLAELGLAPAAIAGYGVEEFTHQAVAAVIATGTADAGLGARSAAERFGLDFLSIGWETYHLAASAALPEERLDRLVAAVAARAGRAAGYRLPEPA encoded by the coding sequence ATGACGGAACCGGCCCGCGCCGACATTGCGGTGGAACTCGGGCTCGGCGGCGTGCTGCGTCTCGGCACCCGGTGCGTTCCCGTGGCGGACACGCTCGCGCTCCTCGCCGCCATCGAGGCGACGGGATCGGTGCAGGGCGTCGCGACCGCCCTCGATCTGTCCTATCGCGCCGCCTGGGACCGCCTGCGCAGCCTGGAATCGGCGCTCGGCCAGCAGCTCGTGCGCAAGACGCGCGGCCACGGCACCGCCCTCACGCCCGTCGGCCTCGCCCTGGCGCGCGCCCTGTCGGAGGCGGCGGCGGGGCTGTCCGCGCCGCTCGCCCGGGAGGCCCGCGCGATCGAGGCGCGGCTCGCGAGCCTGATCGGCGGCGCGCCCCGCCCGCTCGCGATCGCGGCGAGCCACGACCTCGTGCTGATGGACACGCTCGCCGCGCTGGGGGATTGCGACATCGCCGTCGTCGGCAGCAGCCAGGCCGTGCAGCGGCTCCTCGACGGCCGGGCCGACGTGGCGGGCTTCCATTGCGGATCGCTCGGCCTCGCCGGGGCGGGGGCGCCCTTCGTCGAGCTCGTCGACAATCCGGGCCTGCGGGTGCGGCCGCTGTTTCACCGCGAGCAGGGCCTGCTCCTGGCCTCCGGCAACCCGCTCGGCGTCCGCTCCCTGCGCGACCTCGCGACGGGGCGGGTGCGCTACGTCAACCGCCAGAAGGGTTCGGGCACCCGGGTCTGGTTCGACCGGATGCTGGCGGAGCTGGGTCTCGCGCCGGCCGCGATCGCCGGCTACGGCGTCGAGGAATTCACCCACCAGGCGGTCGCCGCCGTGATCGCCACCGGCACCGCCGATGCGGGCCTCGGCGCCCGTTCGGCCGCCGAGCGGTTCGGCCTCGATTTCCTCAGCATCGGCTGGGAGACCTACCATCTCGCGGCGAGCGCGGCCCTGCCGGAGGAGCGCCTCGATCGGCTCGTCGCGGCGGTCGCGGCGCGGGCGGGGCGCGCCGCCGGCTATCGGCTCCCGGAGCCCGCCTGA